Part of the Anaerobacillus alkaliphilus genome, ACCACGGAACATATGAACAAAAACCTTTAATTCTCCGAATGAATCGGTCGGAGCACTTTGCTCAGTTTGAACTTCTTCAACTTTTTCACCAAAAGCTTCCCGGACTTGTGGCAATATTACTTTCCAATCCATTTTAGGATGTCGTTCTAAGGCAATAAAATTTGTTACCTGATACACACCTGTTACCCCTTCAATTTCAAGTAATACCTGTAAATGGTGTGGTGCTTGATCTTTATCAGCTTTTTTAAAATTATAAGATTGATTATTAGGTAAATGTGTATCAAGATTAATTTTCATAGAATTTGGACTAGGCGTAGGTTCAATTGAGATTAATTTCATAATAACTCTCCTTTAAAAATATTGTTATGTATGATCCTAACATAATAAAAACCGAACCTCCAATCATCTGCTTGTTCTTATCGGAGTATATTATTTCAGAATTCTCATTCTTTCATTCTTGTTTTAGAACTTCCATACTTCCATAAATAAAAGACTAAACCATTAAGCTTAGTCTTCTAACACACTATTGTTTACTTTTATTTAACAAAAATTGAAGTACTTTTTTATCAATTTTCCCTTTTGGCTGTTGTCTTTCTTCAAAATTTTCCGTCAAAATAAACTGATTGAGTCCCTCAACAAAATCATCAGCTCGACATGCATCCTCTTTTAGGTAACCTAACGTCTGTAAAGCGTTACTTATATCTACTAATGTATCTTCATCAATATCAATGACATCTTCTTCTGTTGGCTTACTGAAATACAATTGTTGTAACTCATAAATTCGGATTAGTTCTTTAATTGGGTCTGGGTGATCATCAACTCGTAAGTCGATAGAACGATCATTGTAGCCACCATACCCGCCCTCTTCTTTGACAATTAGTAGTGCAGCTGACTGTTTGCCCCGAAAATCTCCTCCAGCCTCTTGTGCAGCATCTAAGGCTGCTAAAAGTCGCTCAGCCAGAGTGCCTGTTGTTTCTTCAAATGTAGAAGCCATTGCTTTAACTGTAGCTTCACTTACCAAGATGTTCCCCTGAGCAGCAAAATGCTTTCCAGCAATGCCTCCAGCCCAGTCAAAACATTTTTCACCAGTAAATGTTGCAGCATTACCTTTTCCATCGACAATACCAACTTGGCGTAGTGAACGATCTTCATCATCACTCGTTAGGATATCAATCGTTTCTTGTGCAGATTTTCCTGCAGCCATTAGTTCTAGACCTCTTGGACCGTAGGTAGTGTTGGCATAAGATTGTGTGGCAACTGCTCCTACACCTGCTTTGGCCCATGGAACAACTGCCCCCA contains:
- a CDS encoding DUF1028 domain-containing protein, translating into MKQKDLVATFSIVGFDPKTEELGIAVQSKFLGVGAVVPWAKAGVGAVATQSYANTTYGPRGLELMAAGKSAQETIDILTSDDEDRSLRQVGIVDGKGNAATFTGEKCFDWAGGIAGKHFAAQGNILVSEATVKAMASTFEETTGTLAERLLAALDAAQEAGGDFRGKQSAALLIVKEEGGYGGYNDRSIDLRVDDHPDPIKELIRIYELQQLYFSKPTEEDVIDIDEDTLVDISNALQTLGYLKEDACRADDFVEGLNQFILTENFEERQQPKGKIDKKVLQFLLNKSKQ